The following proteins are co-located in the Arctopsyche grandis isolate Sample6627 chromosome 3, ASM5162203v2, whole genome shotgun sequence genome:
- the LOC143923296 gene encoding plasminogen receptor (KT) yields MGISHSTSMEENFKKNQDFIQSISKIKMERHIQMMYQLRERSLAMEIAKQREMCNWITAFTVVATIGLFTGFRRTKRPYLLAPMLPLTFFTAYQIDCAYGTKIYRIQQEAENIMQFEPEILELPCGLPTASSIDQARLDVEEKIKLHPSNSHI; encoded by the exons atgggTATATCTCACTCCACATCTATGGAAGAAAACTTCAAGAAAAACCAAGACTTCATTCAGTCCATCAGTAAAATTAAG ATGGAGCGTCATATACAAATGATGTATCAATTAAGGGAACGAAGTTTAGCTATGGAAATAgctaaacaaagagaaatgtgCAATTGGATTACCGCATTTACCGTTGTAGCTACAATTGGTCTCTTCACTGG ATTTCGTCGGACTAAACGTCCTTACTTATTAGCACCTATGTTACCATTGACATTCTTCACTGCTTATCAAATTGATTGTGCATACGGCACAAAAATTTATAGAATTCAAC agGAAGCagaaaatattatgcaatttGAACCCGAAATTTTAGAGTTGCCATGCGGTTTACCAACAGCATCATCAATCGATCAAGCTCGTCTTGATGTTGAAGAGAAGATAAAGTTGCATCCTTCAAATTCTCACAtttaa
- the ND-B12 gene encoding NADH dehydrogenase [ubiquinone] 1 beta subcomplex subunit 3 produces the protein MGGHSHAPYKVPDYTIYKVEDAPELMKIKKQLEKKGLSDPWLRNEVWRYSKEFPRPWANARIFIFRGFGVGLSLFGITLLYEQLTKSKDHDHEAHH, from the exons ATGGGTGGACATAGCCACGCACCATATAAAGTCCCGGACTACACAATCTATAAAGTTGAAGATGCTCCTGAATTGATGAAGATTAAAAAACAATTGGAGAAAAAAGGATTATCTGATCCGTGGTTGAG gaatgaaGTGTGGCGATACAGCAAAGAATTTCCAAGGCCATGGGCAAACGCAAGAATTTTTATCTTCAGAGGTTTCGGTGTTGGCTTATCTTTATTTGGAATTACCCTACTTTATGAACAACTTACAAAATCAAAGGATCATGATCACGAAGCCCACCATTAA
- the Rae1 gene encoding ribonucleic acid export 1, translating to MFSQNTLGNSAFASTAQKGTTNPNKDYEVTAPPEDSISALAFSPPSIPQNFLIAGSWDSQVRCWDVEMSGKTNPKSMQTMGGPVLDVCWHDDGTKVFIASVDKQVKCWDLASNQTIQVAAHDGPVKTCHWVKASNYTCLMTGSWDKTLKFWDTRTPHPMMTINLNERVYCADVDYPMAVVSTAGRGITIYMLEGKPQEFRKVDSPLKFQHRVVAIFKDKTTKQPTGYALGSVEGRVAIQYVTAGPKDNFTFKCHRSNGAQNGFQEIYAVNDIAFHPEHGTLATVGSDGTFSFWDKDARTKLKPSEQMDQSITKCAINSNGQIFAYAVSYDWSKGHEYYNTSKKNYIFLRPCYDELKPRVSS from the exons ATGTTTTCCCAGAACACTTTGGGGAACAGTGCATTTGCCTCGACTGCACAAAAAGGCACAACTAATCCAAACAAAGATTATGAAGTAACGGCACCTCCAGAGGATTCCATATCAGCGTTGGCGTTTTCCCCGCCTTCTATTCCACAAAATTTTCTTATTGCAGGAAGTTGGGATAGTCAA GTACGCTGTTGGGATGTAGAAATGTCAGgcaaaacaaatccaaaatcAATGCAAACTATGGGAGGTCCAGTCCTTGACGTTTGTTGGCACGAT gaTGGAACTAAAGTGTTTATCGCCTCTGTGGACAAACAAGTAAAATGCTGGGATTTAGCGTCCAATCAAACTATACAA gtAGCGGCACATGATGGTCCAGTAAAAACATGCCACTGGGTTAAAGCCTCAAATTATACGTGTTTGATGACTGGTTCGTGGGATAAAACTCTTAAG TTTTGGGACACACGAACTCCACATCCTATGAtgacaattaatttaaatgaaagagTATATTGTGCTGATGTg GATTATCCTATGGCGGTGGTAAGTACAGCAGGCCGTGGCATTACAATATACATGTTAGAAGGTAAACCACAGGAATTTCGAAAAGTAGATTCACCATTGAAGTTTCAACACAGAGTTGTAGCTATTTTCAAAGACAAAACAACTAAACAACCAACag GTTATGCGCTCGGCAGTGTTGAAGGAAGAGTTGCCATTCAATATGTAACAGCCGGGCCCAAAGATAATTTTACATTCAAATGCCATAGGTCTAACGGTGCCCAAAATGGATTTCAA gAAATATATGCAGTTAATGATATAGCATTTCATCCAGAGCATGGAACATTAGCGACAGTTGGATCAGATGGTACATTCTCGTTTTGGGATAAAGACGCACGTACAAAATTAAAACCATCTGAACAAATGGACCAGAGCATCACAAAGTGTGCTATCAATAGTAATGGACAAATCTTTGCATATGCTGTTAGCTATGATTGGTCAAAG gGTCACGAGTATTATAATACATCAAAGAagaactatatatttttaaggcCGTGCTATGATGAATTGAAACCTAGAGTCTCGTCATAA